From the Notolabrus celidotus isolate fNotCel1 chromosome 12, fNotCel1.pri, whole genome shotgun sequence genome, one window contains:
- the LOC117822821 gene encoding probable ATP-dependent RNA helicase ddx6 yields MATTRTANPATMVGLNKPANGQLRGPTMPAEQSGVLESVQQPNPEKRMGIPLSSGGIKFGDDWKNCLELPPKDTRLKTSDVTSTKGNEFEDYCLKRELLMGIFEMGWEKPSPIQEESIPIALSGRDILARAKNGTGKSGAYLIPLLERIDLKKDHIQAIVMVPTRELALQVSQISIQLSKHLGGVKVMATTGGTNLRDDIMRLDETVHVVIATPGRILDLMRKGVAKMDRVSVMVMDEADKLLSQDFVVLIQDIISFLPKERQILLYSATFPISVQTFMNKNLKKPYEINLMEELTLKGITQYYAYVTERQKVHCLNTLFSRLQINQSIIFCNSTQRVELLAKKISQLGYSCFYIHAKMMQEYRNRVFHDFRNGLCRNLVCTDLFTRGIDIQAVNVVINFDFPKSAETYLHRIGRSGRFGHLGLAINLITSEDRYNLKNIEDQLVTEIKPIPGSIDKSLYVAEFHSVDPDDPAGDKCMDSLAA; encoded by the exons ATGGCTACAACAAGAACAGCAAACCCTGCAACAATGGTTGGATTGAACAAACCAGCAAATGGGCAGCTCAGGGGACCGACAATGCCAGCTGAACAGTCAGGAGTCCTTGAGTCTGTCCAACAGCCCAATCCTGAGAAGAGGATGGGCATTCCTCTGAGCAGTGGGGGCATCAA GTTTGGTGACGACTGGAAGAATTGCCTGGAGCTTCCTCCGAAAGATACCAGGCTGAAAACTTCG GATGTGACGTCCACTAAGGGAAATGAGTTTGAAGACTACTGCCTGAAGCGGGAACTTCTGATGGGAATCTTTGAAATGGGATGGGAGAAACCTTCACCTATCCAG GAGGAGAGTATCCCCATCGCTCTGTCAGGCAGAGACATTTTAGCTCGAGCCAAGAATGGCACAGGAAAAAGTGGAGCCTACCTCATCCCTCTCCTGGAGAGGATAGACCTAAAGAAGGATCACATCCAGG CCATAGTCATGGTGCCAACAAGAGAGCTGGCTCTGCAGGTGAGCCAGATCAGCATTCAGCTGAGCAAGCACCTCGGAGGTGTCAAAGTCATGGCTACCACAGGAGGCACCAACCTAAGGGATGACATCATGCGTCTCGATGAGACAG TGCATGTGGTGATTGCAACTCCAGGCAGGATATTGGATCTGATGAGGAAGGGTGTAGCAAAGATGGATAGAGTCTCAGTGATGGTGATGGATGAG GCCGACAAGCTGCTGTCTCAGGACTTTGTGGTCTTGATTCAAGACATTATCAGCTTTTTGCCAAAGGAGCGACAGATCCTGCTTTACTCTGCTACTTTCCCCATCAGTGTGCAAACATTCATG AACAAGAACCTGAAGAAGCCGTACGAGATCAACTTGATGGAGGAGCTGACGCTGAAGGGCATCACTCAGTACTACGCCTACGTGACTGAGAGGCAAAAGGTCCACTGTCTCAACACGCTGTTCTCCAGG CTCCAGATCAATCAGTCCATCATCTTCTGCAACTCCACCCAAAGAGTTGAGCTTCTCGCCAAGAAAATCTCCCAGCTGGGGTACTCGTGCTTCTACATCCATGCAAAGATGATGCAGGAATACAGGAACCGTGTGTTCCATGACTTCAGGAACGGGTTGTGCAGAAACCTGGTCTGCACAG ACCTTTTCACCAGAGGGATTGACATCCAGGCAGTCAACGTGGTCATCAATTTTGACTTCCCGAAAAGTGCAGAGACCTACCTGCATCGCATTGGCCGATCAG gACGTTTCGGTCACCTGGGTCTGGCCATCAATCTGATCACTTCAGAGGACCGCTACAACCTCAAAAATATTGAGGATCAGCTGGTGACCGAGATCAAGCCTATCCCAGGCAGCATTGACAAGAGCCTGTATGTGGCAGAGTTTCACTCTGTTGACCCGGACGATCCTGCTGGAGACAAATGCATGGACTCTTTGGCAGCCTGA